In Brassica napus cultivar Da-Ae unplaced genomic scaffold, Da-Ae ScsIHWf_363;HRSCAF=573, whole genome shotgun sequence, a single genomic region encodes these proteins:
- the LOC106411307 gene encoding BEL1-like homeodomain protein 1 translates to MAAYFHGNPPEISAGSDGSLQTLILMNPTTYVQYTQQDDDSNNNNSNKTNISNNSFVFLDSHAPPQNASQQFIGIPLSGHEAASITSADNISVLQGYPPRVQYNHYSTHQVDSSHQQAACETPRAQQGLFLTLSSQQQQQQHQNQHQTLHHVGLGSGPGQDIRVGSGSTGIATLVSSKYLEAAQKLLDEVVKADSNDINTRSQLFSSKKGTSETDNKAVGESSTGAGEGSGGGGEASEKHTVELGTVERQEIHMKKAKLSSMLHEVEQRYRQYHQQMQMVISSFEQAAGIGSAKSYTSLALKTISRQFRSLKEAIAGQIKAANKSLGEEDSVSGVGRLKFVDHHLRQQRALQQLGMIQHHPSNNAWRPQRGLPERAVSVLRAWLFEHFLHPYPKDSDKHMLAKQTGLTRSQVSNWFINARVRLWKPMVEEMYVEEMKEQGKNMGSMEKTPNLDQNNEDSASKSTSNQEKSPMGGGGANNYHLNPNHNGDLEVVTGMQGSPKRLRTNEETMMQPINADFNSNDKLTMKILEERQGIRSDGGYPFMGNFGQYQMDEMSRFDVAVSDQELLAQRYSGNNNGVSLTLGLPHCDSLSSTRHQGFMQTHHGIPIGRRVKIGDTEEYGSANISAATVHSSAAAYSAMNIQNQKRYVAQLLPDFVA, encoded by the exons ATGGCTGCTTACTTCCACGGGAACCCACCGGAGATCTCAGCCGGATCCGACGGTAGTTTACAGACGTTGATCCTCATGAATCCAACGACCTACGTTCAATACACTCAACAAGACGACGACTCAAACAACAACAATAGCAACAAAACAAACATTAGCAACAACAGCTTTGTTTTCCTCGACTCCCACGCGCCGCCGCAAAACGCTAGCCAGCAGTTTATCGGAATTCCACTCTCCGGCCATGAAGCTGCTTCCATTACATCAGCCGACAACATCTCTGTACTTCAAGGATACCCTCCTCGCGTGCAGTACAATCACTACAGCACCCACCAAGTGGATTCCTCTCACCAGCAAGCCGCGTGTGAGACTCCACGCGCGCAGCAAGGCCTCTTCTTGACTCTCTCGTCtcaacagcagcagcaacaacatcAAAACCAACACCAGACTCTCCATCACGTAGGGCTTGGGTCAGGACCCGGACAGGATATCCGGGTCGGTTCAGGCTCTACCGGAATAGCCACTCTCGTGAGCTCCAAGTACTTGGAGGCAGCGCAAAAGCTTCTAGACGAAGTAGTCAAAGCTGATTCTAATGACATCAACACTAGATCTCAACTATTCTCATCGAAGAAAGGGACTAGTGAAACTGATAATAAAGCAGTCGGAGAATCTTCCACCGGTGCCGGAGAAGGTtccggtggtggtggagaagcTTCTGAGAAACACACGGTGGAGCTAGGAACGGTGGAGAGGCAGGAAATACATATGAAGAAAGCAAAGCTGAGTAGTATGCTTCACGAG GTGGAGCAGAGATACAGACAGTATCACCAACAGATGCAGATGGTGATCTCGTCGTTCGAGCAAGCGGCAGGAATTGGTTCAGCAAAGTCATACACGTCGCTCGCACTGAAGACCATATCAAGACAGTTCCGGTCCTTGAAAGAAGCGATCGCTGGTCAGATAAAAGCGGCCAACAAGAGCCTTGGGGAGGAAGATTCTGTCTCTGGTGTTGGGAGGCTCAAGTTCGTAGACCATCACTTGAGACAGCAAAGAGCTCTTCAGCAACTCGGAATGATTCAACATCATCCTTCCAATAATGCTTGGAGACCTCAACGTGGTCTCCCCGAACGAGCCGTCTCAGTTCTCCGTGCTTGGCTGTTTGAACATTTTCTCCACCC ATACCCTAAGGATTCGGACAAGCACATGCTAGCCAAGCAAACTGGACTCACTCGGAGCCAG GTGTCAAACTGGTTTATAAACGCGAGAGTTCGGCTATGGAAACCGATGGTGGAAGAGATGTACGTAGAGGAGATGAAGGAGCAGGGAAAGAACATGGGATCCATGGAGAAGACACCTAATTTGGATCAAAACAACGAAGATTCTGCTTCCAAATCTACGAGTAACCAAGAGAAGAGCCCCATGGGAGGAGGAGGTGCCAACAATTACCATCTGAATCCCAATCACAACGGTGACCTAGAAGTCGTCACCGGAATGCAAGGAAGTCCTAAAAGGCTAAGAACAAACGAAGAGACAATGATGCAGCCTATTAATGCTGATTTCAACTCAAACGATAAGCTCACAATGAAAATTCTAGAAGAACGGCAAGGGATAAGATCAGACGGTGGATACCCTTTCATGGGGAATTTCGGACAATACCAAATGGATGAGATGTCAAGATTCGATGTAGCTGTCTCGGACCAGGAGCTCTTAGCGCAAAGGTACTCAGGAAACAACAATGGCGTGTCACTCACGTTAGGTTTACCTCACTGTGATAGCTTGTCGTCCACGCGTCATCAGGGTTTCATGCAGACCCATCATGGGATCCCGATAGGGAGAAGAGTGAAAATAGGAGATACAGAAGAGTATGGATCCGCCAACATCTCGGCTGCAACAGTGCATTCATCAGCCGCTGCTTACAGTGCGATGAACATTCAGAACCAGAAGCGATATGTGGCTCAGTTATTGCCTGACTTCGTTGCTTAA
- the LOC106422369 gene encoding uncharacterized protein LOC106422369, which produces MDKLDFPQRLYSVGQEPFPNKSIAYYSNDSKLFPALKEALEADEWEELKNSRVGVFLKFHEMKFGWASRLVHYILCFQLDCKKKFELWSLVGVEPLRFSLHEFEEITGLNCEYVKNLENPLVEVTADMKAFWAQMGVNFDRGPSIDELTAACQMCRTWSRDDRLRLGYLAIYAGFIEARRTSSPTRASLARLVMDLDAFEDYPWGRVAFKFLMESVKGVDLTKTYAIEGFVQVLQVWVYCCLPEFGAGYGLPIEGSPTPPLLAFLGAKGQRRLQENILKQTRTKNFAMKDYSEMFPRWDGELEDEKADNIVKAMFSSGWAWEQSHWPLVGTKLWTNVKVEIHPMKTEAGQMMRSLKTVSPSRTESDAESRKKARESPGLDVETMKGEIVRWLTSLTSNMVEGLSRCENTLKTQSHMIEGLTTQVGAVEKMVREGWKEDHTKAGSSTDVPEANKSDGDKAKKDSAEGSKGDESKGDESKGEESRAEESRAEESRAEESKAAETAPKGMTTRAKARDTQATVVSTKTSPKPLNPKRGKKSVKKK; this is translated from the exons ATGGATAAACTTGATTTCCCACAAAGGCTGTATAGTGTAGGCCAGGAACCTTTTCCGAATAAAAGCATTGCCTACTACAGCAATGACAGCAAGCTCTTCCCTGCTCTTAAAGAAGCACTCGAGGCAGATGAATGGGAGGAGCTCAAGAACTCGAGAGTAGGAGTGTTCTTAAAGTTCCACGAAATGAAGTTTGgatgggcttcaaggctggtgcACTATATACTGTGTTTTCAGCTTGACTGCAAGAAGAAGTTTGAGTTGTGGAGTCTCGTAGGTGTTGAACCATTGAGGTTTTCTCTGCATGAATTTGAAGAGATAACTGGCCTGAACTGCGAGTATGTGAAGAATCTCGAGAATCCGTTGGTTGAGGTAACGGCTGACATGAAAGCATTTTGGGCGCAGATGGGAGTGAATTTCGACCGGGGGCCAAGTATTGATGAATTAACTGCAGCGTGTCAGATGTGCAGAACATGGTCTCGAGATGATCGGCTGCGTTTAGGGTATCTAGCCATCTACGCTGGCTTCATCGAAGCAAGAAGAACCTCGTCACCCACACGGGCTAGCCTGGCTAGGTTAGTGATGGATCTAGATGCTTTTGAAGATTATCCGTGGGGAAGAGTAGCCTTTAAATTCTTGATGGAGTCGGTGAAGGGTGTAGACTTGACAAAGACGTATGCTATTGAAGGCTTTGTTCAGGTTCTTCAAGTCTGGGTCTACTGCTGTCTCCCTGAATTCGGAGCTGGGTATGGTCTCCCTATAGAAGGTTCTCCGACCCCACCTCTACTTGCCTTCTTAGGTGCCAAAGGCCAGAGAAGACTCCAGGAGAATATCTTGAAACAG ACTAGGACTAAGAACTTTGCTATGAAGGATTACTCTGAAATGTTCCCTCGCTGGGATGGTGAGCTGGAAGATGAGAAGGCTGATAACATAGTGAAGGCAATGTTTTCTTCAGGCTGGGCGTGGGAACAAAGTCACTGGCCTCTTGTCGGAACAAAACTGTGGACAAATGTGAAGGTGGAGATCCATCCGATGAAGACAGAAGCTGGTCAGATGATGCGAAGCTTGAAGACAGTGTCCCCTTCTCGCACAGAGTCTGATGCAGAATCACGCAAAAAGGCTCGTGAGTCCCCTGGCCTGGATGTGGAGACCATGAAAGGAGAAATAGTTCGTTGGCTAACTAGCCTGACTTCTAATATGGTTGAGGGGCTGAGCAGATGCGAGAACACTCTGAAGACACAATCCCACATGATTGAGGGCCTTACAACTCAAGTGGGAGCTGTTGAGAAGATGGTGCGTGAAGGTTGGAAAGAAGACCACACCAAAGCTGGTTCATCTACTGATGTACCTGAGGCAAACAAATCTGATGGAGACAAAGCTAAGAAGGACAGCGCTGAAGGAAGCAAAGGTGATGAAAGCAAAGGTGATGAAAGCAAAGGTGAGGAAAGCAGAGCCGAGGAAAGCAGAGCCGAGGAAAGCAGAGCCGAGGAAAGCAAAGCTGCGGAAACAGCTCCCAAAGGAATGACAACAAGAGCCAAAGCTAGAGACACCCAAGCCACTGTGGTTAGTACCAAAACATCTCCCAAACCACTCAATCcgaaaagaggaaaaaaatcaGTGAAAAAGAAGTAA